One genomic region from Apium graveolens cultivar Ventura unplaced genomic scaffold, ASM990537v1 ctg3086, whole genome shotgun sequence encodes:
- the LOC141700915 gene encoding putative disease resistance protein RXW24L: MAEAIVSIVVGRLTDLLSEEAQVLHGVQDEIQELVTELVRIKAFLPDANSRLHDQNIRILLADVRELAYDAEHVVETYLVKALSSPGKIMQRMHTRTFSRKLKDIKRKMSLLLNRFRDCNIKSALDIPESSNSSHGQPGGMLKRFHTFTTVEPEIFVGFQADVDKLVGYLVDESDDSYPLISICGMGGIGKTTLAQKIYNHSTIKTHFAGLAWVSISQKWQTRQVLQRILIGLVHEKKEEILTWDEDKLVENLLQIQQNKKCLIVLDDIWTNDAWDSIKAAFTPEKSLSKLILTTRNVDVSRYANPKGLIHQPESLSPDQSWELLQLKALPTRGEYIDIARDYKRMEKMGREMVKNCGGLPPAIMILGGILVTKPTFDEWKKVYDDSISSLKEGKGLGENQQEQLFENLIQSYNVLPTQLKPCFLYLSKFMEDEWMDAETLYQLWIAEGMVLSSDKREGETMIQVAESYLGELVHRSMVQVRLNVLESSLTKFNSCSLHDLMRDLSLFQAKAEDFFEAIDIGEGNDLNLNNCFDVARVAKTRQLVFYDKRGVEATSYFTKKPNHQQYRSILFRNMVGFNSQPLRLGLYISYFKLLRILSLEDIRHGRQSGLGTFFGTNIERVLGNLVYLRYLNLKGSNLKAFSWIHKLVVLQTLNLDVWNTGSMSSNVLGKMAFLRHLYLPRWVSVNSVKNSKLRFNGLSKLETLENFDTEWCEIKDLRKLSGLRRLKLKAKGGYDDVKEMFKHLSDLALSLNSSIWYMSLVIRISADQELRYHPVIQLFWNRNFNLQELKFHEKLPELSELFEEQQQLNHNHINVSLIRITKLNLISSNLEEDPMRVLEKIPTLRELEICNAYKGKEMVCSAMGFPRLAHLILWDLDNFESWRIEKGSMHVLQELLIHKCSKLEEFLEGLKFLNCLRKLILWRMPSELCDRVLLENQFFFLIFFLLFLILLDHIIIIFVPRFRHLQ, encoded by the exons ATGGCAGAAGCAATTGTGTCCATTGTTGTCGGAAGGCTCACTGATTTATTGTCTGAAGAAGCTCAAGTACTGCATGGAGTgcaagatgaaattcaagaactGGTGACGGAGCTCGTGCGGATCAAGGCATTTTTACCAGATGCTAATTCAAGGTTACATGACCAAAATATCCGAATTCTGCTTGCGGATGTACGGGAGCTTGCCTATGATGCTGAACATGTCGTCGAAACTTATCTTGTCAAAGCTTTATCATCCCCTGGAAAAATAATGCAGAGGATGCACACAAGGACGTTTTCAAGAAAGCTCAAAGATATTAAAAGAAAGATGTCCCTTCTCCTCAACCGCTTTCGTGATTGTAATATCAAATCAGCATTAGATATCCCTGAATCATCAAATTCATCTCATGGACAACCAGGAGGAATGCTAAAGCGATTTCACACTTTCACTACTGTTGAACCAGAGATATTTGTTGGATTTCAGGCCGATGTTGATAAATTGGTCGGATATCTGGTGGATGAGAGTGATGACTCGTACCCGCTCATCTCTATTTGTGGAATGGGAGGTATAGGAAAGACAACCCTGGCTCAAAAAATATACAATCATTCCACCATCAAGACTCACTTTGCAGGTTTAGCTTGGGTTTCCATTTCACAAAAGTGGCAAACGAGACAAGTGTTGCAGCGAATACTTATAGGTCTCGTCCATgagaagaaagaggaaattttgaCTTGGGACGAAGACAAGCTAGTGGAGAATCTGCTACAAATCCAGCAAAACAAAAAATGTTTGATAGTACTTGATGACATTTGGACGAATGATGCTTGGGATTCTATTAAGGCGGCATTCACTCCTGAAAAATCTTTAAGCAAATTAATTCTTACAACTCGTAATGTTGATGTTTCTAGGTATGCAAATCCAAAAGGACTCATTCACCAACCAGAATCTCTAAGCCCAGATCAAAGTTGGGAGCTACTTCAGTTGAAAGCACTTCCTACAAGAGGAGAGTATATAG ACATTGCCAGAGATTATAAAAGGATGGAAAAAATGGGAAGAGAAATGGTTAAAAATTGTGGCGGTCTTCCACCAGCTATAATGATTTTGGGCGGAATTCTTGTAACAAAACCGACATTTGATGAGTGGAAGAAGGTATACGATGATAGTATATCATCCCTAAAAGAAGGGAAGGGGTTGGGGGAAAATCAACAAGAACAGCTATTTGAAAATTTAATTCAGAGTTACAACGTTTTGCCCACTCAACTCAAACCATGCTTTTTATATCTAAGTAAATTTATGGAAGATGAATGGATGGATGCAGAAACATTGTATCAGTTATGGATTGCTGAGGGAATGGTACTATCCAGTGACAAAAGGGAAGGAGAAACAATGATACAAGTCGCTGAATCTTACCTGGGAGAACTGGTCCATAGGAGTATGGTTCAAGTGAGACTTAATGTTTTGGAATCATCGCTTACAAAGTTTAATAGTTGTTCTCTTCATGACCTTATGAGAGACCTATCTTTATTCCAGGCAAAAGCAGAAGACTTTTTCGAAGCAATTGATATTGGGGAAGGAAATGATTTGAATCTCAATAATTGTTTTGATGTCGCTCGGGTTGCTAAAACTAGACAGCTTGTATTTTATGACAAAAGAGGTGTAGAAGCTACTTCTTACTTTACCAAGAAACCCAATCACCAACAATATCGATCAATCTTATTTCGAAATATGGTTGGATTTAATAGTCAGCCACTACGATTGGGACTATATATTTCTTATTTTAAGTTACTAAGAATTTTGTCTCTTGAAGACATAAGGCATGGTCGACAATCTGGTTTGGGTACCTTTTTTGGTACTAATATCGAAAGAGTATTAGGCAACCTTGTTTACTTACGCTATCTCAACCTAAAGGGTTCTAATTTGAAAGCTTTTTCATGGATACATAAGTTGGTCGTGCTACAGACTCTCAACCTAGACGTGTGGAATACTGGTTCGATGTCAAGTAATGTTTTGGGCAAGATGGCATTTTTGCGTCATTTGTATTTACCGCGTTGGGTTTCTGTCAACTCAGTGAAGAATTCCAAATTAAGGTTCAATGGGTTGAGCAAATTAGAGACACTCGAGAATTTCGATACAGAGTGGTGTGAGATTAAGGATCTGCGAAAATTATCCGGTCTTCGGAGACTAAAGCTAAAAGCAAAGGGTGGTTATGATGATGTGAAAGAGATGTTCAAGCACTTATCTGATCTAGCCTTGTCATTAAATTCCTCTATTTGGTACATGAGCCTTGTTATACGGATATCTGCTGATCAAGAATTGAGATATCATCCAGTCATACAGCTGTTTTGGAATCGAAACTTCAACCTTCAGGAATTAAAATTTCACGAAAAGCTCCCAGAGTTGTCTGAATTATTCGAGGAGCAGCAACAACTTAATCATAATCATATTAATGTGTCTTTGATTCGTATCACCAAGTTAAACTTAATAAGTTCGAACCTAGAGGAAGACCCGATGCGAGTACTGGAGAAGATTCCAACTTTGAGGGAATTAGAAATATGTAACGCATACAAAGGAAAGGAAATGGTATGCTCAGCCATGGGTTTCCCGAGACTCGCCCATCTTATTTTGTGGGATCTTGACAATTTTGAAAGTTGGAGGATAGAGAAAGGAAGCATGCATGTTCTTCAAGAGTTGTTAATTCATAAATGTTCAAAGTTGGAAGAGTTTTTAGAAGGACTCAAGTTTCTCAATTGTCTCCGAAAACTAATATTGTGGCGGATGCCTTCAGAATTGTGTGACAGGGTCCTTTTGGAAAACCagtttttctttttaattttttttttgctttttctAATTTTACTTGACCACATCATTATAATATTTGTACCTAGATTTAGGCATTTGCAATAA